The proteins below come from a single Lineus longissimus chromosome 5, tnLinLong1.2, whole genome shotgun sequence genomic window:
- the LOC135487944 gene encoding IST1 homolog produces the protein MFSWHNPQKLKINLSLACNRLKLLEKKKTEQAQKARREIADYLSNNKIDRARIRVEHIIREDYMVEALELLEMYCDLLLARFGLIQEMKVLDEGLVEAVSTVVWATPRLQGDINEFKTITEQFQHKYGKELIQEYKANTTSSVNERVMHKLGVHAPPPLLIEKYLIEISKNFNVAFEPDPEIMKQDEVYFADTHYKMNLLEPGEVTGDGTVAPMPALPFENDLSKGPLLPMPDLPSQPFTAIPPPETLYPPQPPAVNQPAESFQLNLPDIPSNNLPGASGGSFGSASENVDFDDLNRRFEELKKKK, from the exons ATGTTTTCTTGGCACAACCCACAAAAACTGAAGATCAATTTAAGCCTGGCATGTAATAGGCTGAAATTGCTGGAGAAAAAGAAAACTGAGCAAGCCCAGAAAGCACGGCGGGAAATTGCAGATTATCTTTCAAACAACAAAATTGATCGAGCCAGGATACGAGTGGAACACATCATTCGAGAAGACTACATGGTGGAGGCATTGGAACTCCTGGAAATGTACTGTGATCTGTTGTTGGCTAGATTTGGACTCATTCAGGAGATGAA agTTCTTGATGAAGGATTGGTCGAAGCTGTCTCAACTGTTGTGTGGGCAACTCCAAGATTGCAAGGTGATATCAATGAATTCAAAACCATCACTGAGCAATTTCAACATAAATATGGCAAAGAACTGATCCAAGAATACAAAGCTAATACGACTAGCTCTGTCAATGAGCGAGTCATGCATAAGCTTGGAGTGCACGCGCCACCCCCTCTTCTAATAGAAAAGTACTTGATTGAAATTTCAAAGAACTTCAATGTGGCATTCGAACCTGACCCTGAGATCATGAAGCAGGATGAGGTATATTTTGCTGACACTCATTACAAGATGAACTTGCTTGAGCCGGGGGAGGTGACCGGAGATGGTACTGTAGCACCGATGCCAGCGCTACCTTTTGAGAATGATCTGAGCAAGGGACCGCTCCTGCCAATGCCTGACCTGCCTTCACAG cctTTCACAGCTATCCCACCTCCGGAGACGCTCTACCCTCCTCAGCCTCCAGCAGTTAACCAACCTGCAGAATCTTTTCAACTCAATCTCCCTGACATACCAAGCAACAATTTGCCCGGTGCCAGTGGCGGTTCATTTGGCTCTGCGAGTGAAAACGTGGATTTCGACGACCTGAATCGAAGATTTGAAGAACTTAAGAAAAAGAAATAG
- the LOC135487956 gene encoding NADH dehydrogenase [ubiquinone] 1 beta subcomplex subunit 4-like, with translation MASKNWDPHKVFDISPEERAVVEERARMRVELKAEWQKKLTNPNKPTTGFIFDPAIQRYFSTRSGGYQYFKPTPYTAAVTFSLVIGPMILFSVWAQRSKNKEEATYRSGTVAYKDRWNKFLN, from the exons ATGGCGAGCAAAAATTGGGACCCGCATAAAGTCTTCGACATTTCTCCTGAGGAGAGAGCAGTGGTCGAAGAAAGAGCGCGAATGCGTGTGGAACTCAAAGCTGAATGgcaaaagaaattgacaaaccCAAACAAGCCAACAACGGGTTTTATT TTTGATCCAGCCATCCAGCGATATTTCTCAACACGTTCTGGTGGTTATCAATATTTCAAGCCCACACCATACACTGCGGCTGTAACATTTAGCTTAGTAATTGGGCCAATGATACTATTTTCTGTCTGGGCACAAAGGTCAAAG AATAAGGAGGAAGCAACTTATCGGAGTGGAACTGTAGCTTACAAGGATAGATGGAATAAGTTCTTGAATTAG
- the LOC135487930 gene encoding cyclin-dependent kinase 8-like isoform X2 has translation MDYDFKTKLASERAKVEELFDYEGCKVGRGTYGHVYKAKKKNPRDGDKEGTKEYALKQIEGTGISMSACREIALLRELKHINVISLQKVFLSHSDRKVWLLFDFAEHDLWHIIKFHRSAKANKKTVPVPKNMVKSLLFQILAGIHYLHRNWVLHRDLKPANILVMGEGSERGRVKIADMGFARLFNYPLKPLADLDPVVVTFWYRAPELLLGARHYTKAIDIWAIGCIFAELLTSEPIFHCRQEDIKTSNPYHHDQLDRIFNVMGFPLEKDWEDIKKMPEHTALMNDFKKTNYMNCNLMKYMDKHKVKSDSRAFHLLSKLLIMDPNKRISSEQAMQDPYFTEDPTPYPDVFEGMPIPYPKREFLTDDDNDDKADTGASKVSTHKAGNQDQSSSHNQPPAKRVRVTTTQGQTVVTNDYQKHVHGMQSGQQQNMTYSSSGSSQGTTSTVYGQPRF, from the exons GGATGGTGATAAAGAAGGCACAAAAGAATATGCTCTGAAGCAGATTGAGGGAACTGGAATATCTATGTCAGCATGCAGAGAGATCGCA CTTCTCCGCGAACTCAAACACATCAATGTGATCAGTCTCCAGAAAGTCTTCCTGTCACACTCAGATAGAAAAGTCTGGCTACTGTTTGACTTTGCTGAGCATGATCTTTGG CACATCATCAAGTTTCACAGATCAGCCAAAGCAAACAAGAAGACAGTGCCAGTCCCTAAAAATATGGTGAAGTCGTTATTATTCCAGATCCTGGCTGGAATTCATTATCTACACAGAAACTGGGTGCTACACAGAGATCTC AAACCAGCAAACATTCTTGTAATGGGTGAAGGCTCTGAGCGAGGTCGAGTCAAAATCG CGGACATGGGTTTTGCTAGGTTGTTCAATTATCCATTGAAGCCTTTAGCCGACCTTGACCCTGTGGTTGTGACCTTCTGGTATCGAGCCCCAGAACTTCTTTTAGGTGCTAGGCATTACACAAAAGCCATAG ATATTTGGGCCATAGGTTGTATATTTGCTGAACTATTGACATCCGAACCCATATTCCACTGTCGACAGGAGGACATCAAAACGAGTAATCCTTATCATCACGATCAGCTCGATAGAATATTCAATGTCATGGGATTCCCCCTCG AGAAAGATTGGGAAGACATCAAGAAGATGCCTGAGCATACCGCACTTATGAACGACTTCAAGAAAACAAA CTACATGAACTGTAACCTCATGAAGTACATGGACAAACATAAAGTGAAATCAGACAGCAGGGCATTCCATTTG CTCTCAAAACTTCTAATCATGGATCCCAACAAACGGATATCTTCAGAACAAGCCATGCAAGACCCGTACTTCACCGAGGATCCCACACCTTATCCAGA tgtatttgaAGGCATGCCCATTCCTTACCCCAAGAGAGAATTCCTtactgatgatgacaatgatgacaaggCCGATACTGGAGCCAGTAAAGTGAGCACGCACAAG GCGGGCAACCAGGATCAGTCGTCTAGTCACAATCAACCTCCTGCAAAGCGGGTGCGGGTCACAACAACACAGGGACAGACAGTGGTCACTAATGATTACCAG AAGCATGTCCATGGAATGCAGAGTGGACAACAACAGAACATGACATACTCATCAAGTGGGTCGTCACAGGGGACTACCTCTACGGTATATGGTCAGCCACGGTTCTGA
- the LOC135487930 gene encoding cyclin-dependent kinase 8-like isoform X3 → MDYDFKTKLASERAKVEELFDYEGCKVGRGTYGHVYKAKKKNPRLLDGDKEGTKEYALKQIEGTGISMSACREIALLRELKHINVISLQKVFLSHSDRKVWLLFDFAEHDLWHIIKFHRSAKANKKTVPVPKNMVKSLLFQILAGIHYLHRNWVLHRDLKPANILVMGEGSERGRVKIADMGFARLFNYPLKPLADLDPVVVTFWYRAPELLLGARHYTKAIDIWAIGCIFAELLTSEPIFHCRQEDIKTSNPYHHDQLDRIFNVMGFPLEKDWEDIKKMPEHTALMNDFKKTNYMNCNLMKYMDKHKVKSDSRAFHLLSKLLIMDPNKRISSEQAMQDPYFTEDPTPYPDVFEGMPIPYPKREFLTDDDNDDKADTGASKVSTHKDQSSSHNQPPAKRVRVTTTQGQTVVTNDYQKHVHGMQSGQQQNMTYSSSGSSQGTTSTVYGQPRF, encoded by the exons GGATGGTGATAAAGAAGGCACAAAAGAATATGCTCTGAAGCAGATTGAGGGAACTGGAATATCTATGTCAGCATGCAGAGAGATCGCA CTTCTCCGCGAACTCAAACACATCAATGTGATCAGTCTCCAGAAAGTCTTCCTGTCACACTCAGATAGAAAAGTCTGGCTACTGTTTGACTTTGCTGAGCATGATCTTTGG CACATCATCAAGTTTCACAGATCAGCCAAAGCAAACAAGAAGACAGTGCCAGTCCCTAAAAATATGGTGAAGTCGTTATTATTCCAGATCCTGGCTGGAATTCATTATCTACACAGAAACTGGGTGCTACACAGAGATCTC AAACCAGCAAACATTCTTGTAATGGGTGAAGGCTCTGAGCGAGGTCGAGTCAAAATCG CGGACATGGGTTTTGCTAGGTTGTTCAATTATCCATTGAAGCCTTTAGCCGACCTTGACCCTGTGGTTGTGACCTTCTGGTATCGAGCCCCAGAACTTCTTTTAGGTGCTAGGCATTACACAAAAGCCATAG ATATTTGGGCCATAGGTTGTATATTTGCTGAACTATTGACATCCGAACCCATATTCCACTGTCGACAGGAGGACATCAAAACGAGTAATCCTTATCATCACGATCAGCTCGATAGAATATTCAATGTCATGGGATTCCCCCTCG AGAAAGATTGGGAAGACATCAAGAAGATGCCTGAGCATACCGCACTTATGAACGACTTCAAGAAAACAAA CTACATGAACTGTAACCTCATGAAGTACATGGACAAACATAAAGTGAAATCAGACAGCAGGGCATTCCATTTG CTCTCAAAACTTCTAATCATGGATCCCAACAAACGGATATCTTCAGAACAAGCCATGCAAGACCCGTACTTCACCGAGGATCCCACACCTTATCCAGA tgtatttgaAGGCATGCCCATTCCTTACCCCAAGAGAGAATTCCTtactgatgatgacaatgatgacaaggCCGATACTGGAGCCAGTAAAGTGAGCACGCACAAG GATCAGTCGTCTAGTCACAATCAACCTCCTGCAAAGCGGGTGCGGGTCACAACAACACAGGGACAGACAGTGGTCACTAATGATTACCAG AAGCATGTCCATGGAATGCAGAGTGGACAACAACAGAACATGACATACTCATCAAGTGGGTCGTCACAGGGGACTACCTCTACGGTATATGGTCAGCCACGGTTCTGA
- the LOC135487930 gene encoding cyclin-dependent kinase 8-like isoform X1 translates to MDYDFKTKLASERAKVEELFDYEGCKVGRGTYGHVYKAKKKNPRLLDGDKEGTKEYALKQIEGTGISMSACREIALLRELKHINVISLQKVFLSHSDRKVWLLFDFAEHDLWHIIKFHRSAKANKKTVPVPKNMVKSLLFQILAGIHYLHRNWVLHRDLKPANILVMGEGSERGRVKIADMGFARLFNYPLKPLADLDPVVVTFWYRAPELLLGARHYTKAIDIWAIGCIFAELLTSEPIFHCRQEDIKTSNPYHHDQLDRIFNVMGFPLEKDWEDIKKMPEHTALMNDFKKTNYMNCNLMKYMDKHKVKSDSRAFHLLSKLLIMDPNKRISSEQAMQDPYFTEDPTPYPDVFEGMPIPYPKREFLTDDDNDDKADTGASKVSTHKAGNQDQSSSHNQPPAKRVRVTTTQGQTVVTNDYQKHVHGMQSGQQQNMTYSSSGSSQGTTSTVYGQPRF, encoded by the exons GGATGGTGATAAAGAAGGCACAAAAGAATATGCTCTGAAGCAGATTGAGGGAACTGGAATATCTATGTCAGCATGCAGAGAGATCGCA CTTCTCCGCGAACTCAAACACATCAATGTGATCAGTCTCCAGAAAGTCTTCCTGTCACACTCAGATAGAAAAGTCTGGCTACTGTTTGACTTTGCTGAGCATGATCTTTGG CACATCATCAAGTTTCACAGATCAGCCAAAGCAAACAAGAAGACAGTGCCAGTCCCTAAAAATATGGTGAAGTCGTTATTATTCCAGATCCTGGCTGGAATTCATTATCTACACAGAAACTGGGTGCTACACAGAGATCTC AAACCAGCAAACATTCTTGTAATGGGTGAAGGCTCTGAGCGAGGTCGAGTCAAAATCG CGGACATGGGTTTTGCTAGGTTGTTCAATTATCCATTGAAGCCTTTAGCCGACCTTGACCCTGTGGTTGTGACCTTCTGGTATCGAGCCCCAGAACTTCTTTTAGGTGCTAGGCATTACACAAAAGCCATAG ATATTTGGGCCATAGGTTGTATATTTGCTGAACTATTGACATCCGAACCCATATTCCACTGTCGACAGGAGGACATCAAAACGAGTAATCCTTATCATCACGATCAGCTCGATAGAATATTCAATGTCATGGGATTCCCCCTCG AGAAAGATTGGGAAGACATCAAGAAGATGCCTGAGCATACCGCACTTATGAACGACTTCAAGAAAACAAA CTACATGAACTGTAACCTCATGAAGTACATGGACAAACATAAAGTGAAATCAGACAGCAGGGCATTCCATTTG CTCTCAAAACTTCTAATCATGGATCCCAACAAACGGATATCTTCAGAACAAGCCATGCAAGACCCGTACTTCACCGAGGATCCCACACCTTATCCAGA tgtatttgaAGGCATGCCCATTCCTTACCCCAAGAGAGAATTCCTtactgatgatgacaatgatgacaaggCCGATACTGGAGCCAGTAAAGTGAGCACGCACAAG GCGGGCAACCAGGATCAGTCGTCTAGTCACAATCAACCTCCTGCAAAGCGGGTGCGGGTCACAACAACACAGGGACAGACAGTGGTCACTAATGATTACCAG AAGCATGTCCATGGAATGCAGAGTGGACAACAACAGAACATGACATACTCATCAAGTGGGTCGTCACAGGGGACTACCTCTACGGTATATGGTCAGCCACGGTTCTGA